One Drechmeria coniospora strain ARSEF 6962 chromosome 01, whole genome shotgun sequence genomic region harbors:
- a CDS encoding cAMP-dependent protein kinase catalytic subunit, translating into MPSLGGFLKKKRTRDSTSTSNPTSPVAGTALSKPFGSTSSQQRSSAASGSQELGASIATQLGQSSISSASGAQAQESQPEQAQPTTMNPQPSTGAAFATPPTPQQAQQQQQQDPQSLPTISNLINVPQNDGTTSSAVNSINNGYSPSPHHLTQTPPFPSESPGTDPARMQQQQQQAYPQPTMQPSQQPAPTSDGQPQQPHNQPHHQHQLSHSTPRITKGKYSLGDFDIQRTLGTGSFGRVHLVQSKHNQRFYAVKVLKKAQVVKMKQVEHTNDERRMLADVKHPFLITLWGTFQDSKNLYMVMDFVEGGELFSLLRKSGRFPNPVAKFYAAEATLAIEYLHSKNIIYRDLKPENLLLDRHGHLKITDFGFAKRVPDKTWTLCGTPDYLAPEVVSNKGYNKSVDWWSLGILIYEMLCGYTPFWDSGSPMRIYENILKGKVKYPAYINADAQNLLERLVTADLTKRLGNLYGGSQDIRSHPWFTEVTWDRLARKDIDAPYTPPVKAGQGDASQFDKYPEDPEPYGATGVSDDYGHLFTDF; encoded by the exons atgCCTTCCCTCGGCGGATTCCTTAAGAAAAAGAGGACGAGGGACAGCACCTCCACGTCAAACCCGACCAGCCCCGTCGCTGGAACGGCACTGTCCAAACCCTTcggctcgacctcgtcgcagCAGCGATCCAGCGCAGCCTCGGGCTCGCAGGAGCTAGGAGCATCAATTGCCACCCAGCTCGGCCAATCTTCCATATCATCTGCATCGGGCGCTCAGGCGCAGGAGTCGCAGCCGGAGCAGgcgcagccgacgacgatgaaccCCCAACCGAGCACCGGCGCGGCCTTTGcgacgccgccaacgccgcagcaagcgcagcagcagcagcagcaggatcCGCAAAGCCTCCCCACCATCAGCAACCTCATCAACGTACCTCAGAATGACGgcaccacctcctccgccgtcAACAGCATTAACAACGGCTACTCTCCCTCACCGCACCACCTGACCCAGACCCCCCCTTTCCCGAGCGAGAGCCCCGGGACCGATCCTGCTCggatgcagcagcagcagcaacaagcCTACCCAcagccgacgatgcagccGAGCCAGCAGCCCGCGCCCACGTCCGATGGGCAACCGCAGCAGCCGCACAACCAACCGCACCACCAGCATCAGCTGAGTCACTCGACACCTCGAATCACAAAGGGCAAGTACTCGCTCGGCGATTTCGACATCCAGAGGACCCTCGGCACCGGTAGCTTCGGTCGTGTCCACCTCGTCCAATCGAAGCACAACCAACGGTTCTATGCCGTCAAGGTGCTGAAAAAGGCCCAGGTCGTCAAGATGAAGCAGGTCGAGCACACCAACGACGAGCGCCGCATGCTGGCCGACGTGAAGCATCCCTTTCTCATCACCCTATGGGGCACCTTTCAGGACTCGAAAAACCTCTACATGGTCATGGAtttcgtcgagggcggcgagctctTCTCCCTCCTGAGGAAGTCGGGT CGCTTCCCGAATCCCGTCGCCAAGTTctacgccgccgaggcgacgctGGCAATCGAGTACCTTCATTCGAAAAACATCATCTACCGAGATTTGAAGCCGGAGAATCTGCTGCTCGACCGGCACGGCCACCTCAAGATCACCGACTTTGGCTTCGCCAAGCGGGTGCCCGACAAGACGTGGACCCTCTGCGGCACGCCCGACTATCTCGCCCCCGAGGTCGTCTCCAACAAGGGGTATAACAAATCCGTCGACTG GTGGTCCCTCGGCATCTTGATATACGAAATGCTCTGCGGTTACACTCCCTTCTGGGATAGTGGATCGCCCATGAGGATATACGAAAACATCCTCAAGGGCAAGGTCAAGTACCCAGCCTACATCAACGCCGACGCGCAGAACTTGCTGGAACGGCTCGTGACGGCCGACCTGACGAAGCGACTGGGCAACCTGTACGGCGGCTCGCAGGACATCAGGAGCCATCCTTGGTTCACCGAGGTGACGTGGGACCGCCTGGCCCGCAAGGACATTGACGCTCCCTACACACCACCCGTCAAGGCCGGTCAGGGCGACGCAAGCCAGTTCGACAAGTACCCCGAGGACCCGGAACCGTACGGGGCCACAGGAGTGTCCGACGA CTACGGCCATCTGTTTACCGATTTTTGA